CGAGCATCGCCCACCTCCCGCCGGTCGCTGCCGCCTCGACGGCTCACGGTACGACGGGCGGCGCTATCCGGCGCGCCCGATCTGGTGATGATCGCTTCAAACGGGGAACCCTGTCCATTGATCAGCCGTCATACCCATTTCCACACATGGACAAGTTTCTCTGGAATGGTGGAAGTCATGCCGATGCAGCCGAACGACCGTTACCAGCAGGGCAGCGAGCGGACCTGGGGCGCGCACCTGACGGCCGGGCAGTTTCCGGCCCAGCCGCCGCACCGCGGTCGCCGCGCTCGTGTCGGCGCGCTCTCCTGGTCCGAGCTGGACCGGCTCCCGGCGGGCGCCTCCGCCCGGAACCACCTCAACACCCACTGACGCACCAAGATCACATACATCTTGGTGCGCATGACAGCAGCAAGATGGTGTATCATCGAGCACATGACGCGCATCACGGTTGACGTCAACGACGAATGGCTCGATGCCGCGCGGGAGGTGCTGGGCACCGACACCAAGGTGGCAACCATCAATGCCGCCCTGCACGCCTTCGCGGTTCGCCGCCAGGCGCGGGAGATCATCGCGGCCTTCGACCAGGTGGAGATGGACTTCACCGGCTCCGATGAGGCATGGCGCTACGGCGGAGGTCGGAATCTCAGCCGACTCGCCGAGGACGCGCGCGACGCTGAAGCCGCGTGATGGCAGGGGCGGTGTACCTCGCCGACACCTCGGTGTTCGTGCTCCAGGGCAGGCATTCGGCGGTCCGGCGTCGCTTCGAGACGCTGCTGGCGGAAGGTCGCCTGGCGGCCTGCCACATGGCCGCTCTGGAGTTCCTCAACAACGCTCCACACCCGAAGGGTTACGAGATCCTGTGGCGGGCGCTGCGCGGCCACCGGTGGATCGATGTGACATCGGAGGCGATGGACCGAGCCCTCGCGGTGCACCGCATGCTGGCTGCGGACAGCCAGCACCGCAACTTCCGGTTGCCCGATCTGATCATCGCGGCGACAGCGGAGGTGCACGGCGCGACGGTGCTGCACTACGACAGTGACTACGACCGGATCGCGGCGCTCACCGGCCAGCCGACCGAGTGGATCGCTCCGAAGGGAAGCCTCTGACACCGCGCGCGACAGCGAGCCAGCGCGGGCTTTCGCACA
This is a stretch of genomic DNA from Micromonospora sp. WMMD1082. It encodes these proteins:
- a CDS encoding type II toxin-antitoxin system VapB family antitoxin, whose product is MTRITVDVNDEWLDAAREVLGTDTKVATINAALHAFAVRRQAREIIAAFDQVEMDFTGSDEAWRYGGGRNLSRLAEDARDAEAA
- a CDS encoding PIN domain nuclease yields the protein MAGAVYLADTSVFVLQGRHSAVRRRFETLLAEGRLAACHMAALEFLNNAPHPKGYEILWRALRGHRWIDVTSEAMDRALAVHRMLAADSQHRNFRLPDLIIAATAEVHGATVLHYDSDYDRIAALTGQPTEWIAPKGSL